The following are encoded in a window of Arthrobacter sp. OAP107 genomic DNA:
- a CDS encoding LuxR C-terminal-related transcriptional regulator — protein sequence MTRNEALYREWLEFVGEFLQHPFAAHPRAEEEISKRLTASFNAACCSRSSVGPDWVDHMEGCWPGDYLPKLPPGPRTPDATWQPLLRWYAVSGLSGPQSLARVPSQVADPRMQSQWQDLAKPMGISYQLAIPLLLDGPFHRAYLLARPDLEFDEGELTLASALQPILTGLYRQLAWAAEDTSGEGPGLTQRELAILGLLGQGLTATSLGHHFNISPRTAQKHLEHIYRKLDVGDRLMAVQKAARLGLLDQGLAVVANGRV from the coding sequence ATGACGCGGAACGAAGCGTTATATCGGGAGTGGCTGGAATTTGTCGGCGAATTCCTGCAGCACCCATTTGCGGCCCACCCCCGTGCGGAGGAGGAGATCTCCAAGCGGCTCACGGCATCGTTCAACGCCGCATGCTGCAGCCGCAGCAGTGTTGGCCCGGACTGGGTTGACCACATGGAGGGCTGCTGGCCCGGCGATTATCTTCCCAAGCTGCCACCGGGCCCGCGCACTCCCGATGCCACGTGGCAGCCGCTGCTGCGCTGGTACGCCGTATCCGGGCTTTCGGGTCCCCAGTCGCTTGCCCGGGTTCCCAGCCAGGTGGCTGACCCGCGCATGCAATCCCAATGGCAGGACCTGGCGAAGCCGATGGGAATTAGCTACCAACTGGCCATCCCCCTGCTCCTGGATGGTCCGTTTCATCGTGCCTACCTGCTGGCGAGGCCTGACCTGGAGTTCGACGAGGGGGAGCTCACCTTGGCCAGTGCCCTGCAGCCGATTCTGACGGGACTGTACCGGCAGCTCGCCTGGGCCGCGGAGGACACGTCAGGAGAAGGGCCCGGGCTGACCCAGCGGGAACTCGCCATCCTGGGGCTGCTCGGCCAGGGGCTGACCGCCACGTCTTTGGGCCATCACTTCAACATCTCACCGCGGACCGCCCAGAAGCACCTCGAACACATCTACCGCAAGCTTGACGTGGGCGACCGGCTGATGGCCGTGCAGAAGGCCGCCCGGTTGGGCCTGCTGGACCAGGGGTTGGCTGTGGTGGCAAACGGCAGAGTCTGA
- a CDS encoding alkaline phosphatase family protein → MKSATPGTNYGTATGLKADNSPVEMSFLKFVVTGTGGTVTAAKLRLFVADPSPSGGQFRHVPDNSWAEGSVTWSNAPAASSTNIASLGAVSTGTWVEVDVFSLVKGDGTYSLRISSTNSDGVIYNSKEFSDATRRPQLVLTTGSTPPPPPPPPPGSPCGTAAAPPATYDHVVWIIFENKRYSQVIGSPSAPYMTQTSRKCASLTNWSDAGSAFPSLPNYIALTSGSNQGVTSDSSPGSLPAITADNLFRQVRARGLTQKSYQEDMPANCRLTNSGLYAVRHNPEAYYQGTGDRAACATNNVPLGTTTSGNLFNDLTNNTLPGFSLITPNVCNDTHDCSITTGDTWLSRWLPVILASQSYQAGRTAVVVLYDEDTPIPNFVVAPSVVPGTVVTGAYSHYSLLRATEEMLGITNLLLNARTAPSLRQPLNL, encoded by the coding sequence GTGAAGAGCGCGACGCCGGGCACGAATTACGGCACCGCGACCGGCCTGAAGGCCGATAACAGCCCCGTGGAGATGTCGTTCCTGAAATTCGTTGTCACCGGAACGGGAGGCACGGTCACAGCCGCGAAGCTCCGGCTCTTCGTGGCAGATCCCTCGCCCTCCGGCGGACAGTTCCGGCACGTGCCGGACAACAGCTGGGCTGAGGGGTCCGTGACCTGGTCGAACGCGCCTGCCGCAAGCAGCACGAACATCGCCTCGCTGGGAGCCGTCAGCACCGGCACCTGGGTGGAAGTGGATGTCTTCAGCCTGGTCAAGGGCGACGGAACGTACTCCCTGCGCATCAGCAGCACGAACTCCGATGGGGTTATCTACAACTCGAAGGAATTCAGCGACGCCACCCGCCGCCCGCAGCTGGTGCTCACCACAGGCTCCACGCCTCCGCCGCCGCCGCCACCTCCGCCGGGATCACCGTGCGGAACGGCAGCCGCGCCGCCGGCGACCTATGACCACGTCGTCTGGATCATTTTCGAGAACAAGAGGTACTCCCAGGTCATCGGCAGCCCCAGCGCACCATACATGACGCAGACGTCCCGAAAGTGCGCCAGCCTGACCAACTGGAGCGACGCCGGGTCCGCGTTCCCCTCGCTGCCGAACTACATCGCCCTGACCTCCGGAAGCAACCAGGGCGTGACATCGGACAGCAGCCCGGGCAGTCTTCCCGCCATCACCGCGGACAATCTCTTCCGCCAGGTCCGGGCGCGCGGACTGACCCAGAAGAGCTACCAGGAGGACATGCCGGCGAACTGCAGGCTGACCAATTCCGGCCTATACGCGGTGAGGCACAACCCGGAGGCGTACTACCAGGGGACGGGCGACAGGGCCGCGTGCGCCACGAACAACGTCCCGCTGGGGACCACGACGTCCGGGAACCTGTTCAACGACCTGACGAACAACACGCTGCCCGGCTTCTCGCTGATCACCCCGAATGTCTGCAATGACACGCACGACTGCAGCATCACCACCGGCGACACGTGGCTTTCGAGGTGGCTGCCGGTGATCCTGGCGAGCCAAAGCTACCAGGCGGGACGAACCGCCGTCGTGGTTCTGTATGACGAGGACACGCCCATCCCCAACTTTGTGGTGGCGCCGTCCGTCGTTCCGGGGACTGTGGTGACCGGTGCTTACAGCCACTACTCGCTGCTGCGGGCCACGGAGGAAATGCTTGGTATCACGAATCTCCTGTTGAACGCCCGAACCGCTCCGAGCCTTCGGCAGCCGCTGAACCTCTAG
- a CDS encoding GntR family transcriptional regulator: MNALPAMPPAEDETLSHAEAAYRQLRDKLIMLDIRPGDPINDGQLAAELGFGRTPVREAIKRLEVDHLVVSYPRRGTFATTVDFTELADVSEIRELLEPLAARRAAKRANAAMREELLDVAKAISELAPTPAQSRELMRYDLTVHRLIYRAAANPHLEDTLIRYDNLATRIWCLVLDKVPSVSGHIGEHVDLLKAVAEGDADKAGELALHHVTSFEETIRKVL, encoded by the coding sequence GTGAATGCTCTTCCCGCCATGCCGCCCGCCGAGGACGAAACGCTGTCCCATGCCGAGGCTGCGTACCGGCAGCTGCGCGACAAGCTGATCATGCTGGACATCCGCCCTGGCGATCCGATCAATGACGGCCAGCTGGCGGCCGAACTCGGGTTTGGGCGCACGCCCGTGCGTGAAGCCATCAAGCGCCTGGAAGTGGACCACCTGGTGGTGTCCTACCCGCGCCGGGGAACATTCGCCACCACCGTGGACTTCACGGAACTGGCCGACGTCTCTGAAATCCGGGAGCTGCTCGAACCGCTCGCGGCGCGCCGGGCCGCCAAGCGGGCCAACGCCGCCATGCGCGAGGAACTACTGGACGTGGCCAAGGCCATCTCGGAACTGGCGCCCACCCCCGCGCAGTCGCGGGAGCTCATGCGCTATGACCTCACGGTGCACCGGCTGATCTACCGTGCCGCGGCCAATCCGCACCTCGAGGACACCCTGATCCGCTATGACAACCTCGCCACGCGCATCTGGTGCCTGGTCCTGGACAAGGTCCCGTCGGTGAGCGGGCACATCGGCGAGCACGTGGACCTGCTCAAGGCCGTGGCCGAGGGCGATGCGGACAAGGCGGGCGAGCTCGCGCTGCACCACGTCACGAGCTTCGAGGAGACCATCCGCAAGGTGCTTTAG
- the glyA gene encoding serine hydroxymethyltransferase — translation MVEQLNDRLSAVDPEIQQAVARELDRQQSTLEMIASENFAPAAVMEAQGSVLTNKYAEGYPGKRYYGGCEHVDVVEQLAIDRVKALFGAEFANVQPHSGAQANAAAMFALLNPGDTILGLDLAHGGHLTHGMRINFSGKLYNVVPYHVRESDFRVDMAEVEALALEHKPKLIVAGWSAYSRQLDFAEFRRIADLVGAYLMVDMAHFAGLVAAGLHPNPVPFADVVTTTTHKTLGGPRGGVILAKEQYAKKINSAVFPGQQGGPLEHVIAAKAVAFKLAATEGFKERQERVLEGAKLLAERFLQPDVEAAGITVVNGGTDVHLVLVDLRNSELDGQQAEDTLHRIGITVNRNAVPFDPRPPMVSSGLRIGTPALATRGFGATEFTEVADIIAKALTSAAGTGTLDDGTAVELRARVTALAEQFPLYPQLSGATEIAAFENDMIGAGQ, via the coding sequence GTGGTTGAGCAGTTGAACGACCGACTTTCCGCAGTCGATCCCGAGATCCAGCAGGCAGTAGCACGCGAGCTGGACCGCCAGCAGTCCACGCTGGAAATGATCGCCTCGGAGAACTTCGCTCCTGCGGCCGTCATGGAGGCGCAGGGTTCGGTCCTCACCAACAAGTACGCCGAGGGCTACCCGGGCAAGCGCTACTACGGCGGCTGCGAGCACGTCGACGTCGTCGAGCAGCTGGCCATCGACCGCGTCAAGGCACTGTTCGGCGCCGAGTTCGCCAACGTCCAGCCGCACTCCGGCGCGCAGGCCAACGCCGCCGCCATGTTCGCACTGCTGAACCCGGGCGACACCATCCTCGGCCTGGACCTGGCCCACGGCGGCCACCTCACCCACGGCATGCGCATCAACTTCTCCGGCAAGCTCTACAACGTGGTCCCGTACCACGTCCGCGAATCCGACTTCCGGGTGGATATGGCCGAGGTCGAGGCCCTGGCCCTGGAGCACAAGCCCAAGCTGATCGTGGCCGGCTGGTCCGCCTACTCCCGCCAGCTCGACTTCGCCGAGTTCCGCCGGATCGCCGACCTCGTCGGTGCCTACCTGATGGTGGACATGGCCCACTTCGCCGGCCTCGTCGCCGCGGGCCTGCACCCCAACCCGGTGCCGTTCGCCGACGTCGTTACCACCACCACCCACAAGACCCTCGGCGGCCCCCGCGGCGGCGTCATCCTCGCCAAGGAGCAGTACGCCAAGAAGATCAACAGCGCTGTGTTCCCCGGTCAGCAGGGCGGCCCGCTGGAGCACGTCATCGCCGCCAAGGCCGTGGCCTTCAAGCTCGCCGCAACCGAGGGCTTCAAGGAACGCCAGGAGCGCGTCCTGGAAGGCGCCAAGCTGCTGGCCGAGCGCTTCCTGCAGCCCGACGTCGAAGCCGCCGGCATTACGGTGGTCAACGGCGGAACTGACGTCCACCTGGTCCTCGTAGACCTGCGGAACTCCGAACTGGACGGCCAGCAGGCAGAAGACACGCTGCACCGCATCGGCATCACCGTCAACCGCAACGCCGTCCCGTTCGACCCCCGCCCGCCGATGGTCTCCTCCGGGCTCCGGATCGGCACCCCCGCCCTGGCCACCCGAGGCTTCGGCGCCACCGAGTTCACCGAGGTCGCTGACATCATCGCCAAGGCACTCACCAGCGCTGCCGGCACCGGAACGCTCGACGACGGCACCGCCGTCGAACTCCGCGCCCGCGTCACCGCGCTCGCCGAGCAGTTCCCCCTGTACCCCCAGCTCAGCGGTGCCACCGAGATTGCCGCCTTTGAAAACGACATGATTGGAGCAGGCCAGTGA
- a CDS encoding sarcosine oxidase subunit beta family protein: MSTHQLPEHPDFLWHNPEPKSSYDAVIVGGGGHGLATAYFLAKNHGMTNIAVLEKGWLAGGNMARNTTIIRSNYLWDESAAIYEHALKLWEILPEELEYDFLFSQRGVMNLAHTLGDVRESIRRVGANKLNGVDAEWLDPQQVKELCPILNIRDDIRYPVMGATYQPRAGIAKHDHVAWAFARKCDEMGVDIIQNCEVTGFVKDGNRVVGVKTNRGTINTEKVGLCAAGHSSVLAEMAGFRLPIQSHPLQALVSELHEPVHPTVVMSNHVHVYVSQAHKGELVMGAGVDSYNGYGQRGSFHVIEHQMAAAVELFPIFARAHVLRTWGGIVDTTLDASPIVGTTPVDNMFVNCGWGTGGFKGTPAAGLTFAHTIATGAPHKLNRPFALERFETGALIDEHGAAAVAH; this comes from the coding sequence GTGAGCACCCACCAGCTCCCGGAGCACCCGGATTTCCTGTGGCACAACCCGGAGCCCAAGTCCTCCTATGACGCCGTGATTGTCGGCGGCGGCGGGCACGGCCTGGCCACCGCCTACTTCCTGGCCAAGAACCACGGCATGACCAACATCGCCGTCCTGGAAAAGGGCTGGCTCGCCGGCGGCAACATGGCCCGCAACACCACCATCATCCGTTCCAACTACCTCTGGGACGAGTCCGCCGCCATCTACGAGCACGCCCTGAAGCTGTGGGAGATCCTGCCGGAGGAGCTGGAGTACGACTTCCTCTTCAGCCAGCGCGGCGTGATGAACCTGGCCCACACCCTGGGCGACGTCCGCGAAAGCATCCGCCGCGTGGGTGCCAACAAGCTCAACGGCGTGGACGCCGAATGGCTGGACCCGCAGCAGGTCAAGGAACTCTGCCCCATCCTGAACATCCGCGACGACATCCGCTACCCGGTCATGGGCGCCACTTACCAGCCCCGCGCCGGCATCGCCAAGCACGACCACGTCGCCTGGGCCTTCGCCCGCAAGTGCGACGAGATGGGCGTGGACATCATCCAGAACTGCGAAGTCACCGGCTTCGTCAAGGACGGCAACCGCGTGGTGGGCGTCAAGACCAACCGCGGCACCATCAACACCGAAAAGGTGGGCCTCTGCGCCGCCGGCCACAGCTCGGTCCTGGCGGAAATGGCCGGCTTCCGGCTCCCCATCCAGTCCCACCCGCTGCAGGCGCTGGTCTCCGAGCTGCACGAGCCGGTCCACCCGACCGTCGTCATGTCCAACCACGTCCACGTGTACGTCTCCCAGGCGCACAAGGGCGAACTGGTCATGGGCGCCGGCGTCGACTCCTACAACGGCTACGGCCAGCGCGGCTCCTTCCACGTGATCGAGCACCAGATGGCGGCCGCCGTCGAACTGTTCCCGATCTTTGCCCGGGCACACGTGCTACGGACCTGGGGCGGCATCGTTGACACCACGCTGGACGCGTCGCCGATCGTGGGCACCACCCCGGTGGACAACATGTTTGTGAACTGCGGCTGGGGAACCGGCGGCTTCAAGGGCACGCCGGCTGCCGGGCTGACCTTCGCGCACACCATCGCCACCGGCGCACCGCACAAGCTCAACAGGCCCTTCGCCCTGGAACGCTTCGAAACCGGTGCCCTGATCGACGAACACGGCGCTGCCGCCGTCGCCCACTAG
- a CDS encoding sarcosine oxidase subunit delta, with protein sequence MLLISCPNCGPRDETEFHYGGQAHVPYPENPNDLSDREWAEYLFYRENTKGTFAERWVHSTGCRQWFNMLRDTVTYDIQAVYPMGVPRPAAPVPPAADTGTASTGATSTTPLSPSTAPEGATK encoded by the coding sequence ATGCTGCTTATCTCCTGCCCCAACTGCGGCCCGCGGGACGAAACCGAGTTCCACTACGGCGGCCAGGCCCACGTGCCCTACCCCGAGAACCCCAACGACCTCAGCGACCGGGAATGGGCCGAGTACCTGTTCTACCGCGAGAACACCAAGGGCACCTTCGCCGAGCGGTGGGTGCACAGCACCGGCTGCCGGCAGTGGTTCAACATGCTCCGCGACACGGTCACCTACGACATCCAGGCCGTCTACCCGATGGGGGTGCCGCGTCCCGCCGCGCCTGTCCCGCCCGCAGCTGACACCGGCACTGCAAGCACCGGCGCCACCAGCACCACCCCCCTCAGCCCCAGCACCGCCCCGGAAGGAGCGACCAAGTGA
- a CDS encoding sarcosine oxidase subunit gamma family protein has translation MANTAAFTGINGLREIRRSPASHLAEAFVSGSVQGTVTLKEGPFQTMVGVRVDTSSEAGARIASVTGGLPERCGEVRGTERISVLWLGPQEFLIVAPEDAHDSLGGDLIGSLKSALGDAAGQVVDLSANRTTFELSGPRARAVLEKGCALDLHPRTLKPGTALNTEVGNIPVVLFKTGEESFRLFPRASFADYLGRWLLDAMREFASPEVP, from the coding sequence ATGGCTAACACAGCAGCCTTCACAGGCATCAATGGACTCCGGGAAATCCGCCGCAGCCCAGCCTCACACCTGGCCGAAGCATTCGTTTCAGGGTCCGTGCAGGGAACAGTCACCCTCAAAGAGGGCCCGTTCCAGACCATGGTCGGCGTCCGCGTGGACACCAGCTCCGAGGCCGGCGCCCGGATCGCCTCCGTCACCGGCGGCCTGCCGGAGCGCTGCGGCGAGGTCCGCGGCACGGAACGCATCAGCGTCCTGTGGCTCGGCCCCCAGGAGTTCCTCATCGTGGCACCGGAAGACGCCCACGACTCCCTCGGCGGGGACCTGATCGGCTCCCTGAAGTCTGCCCTGGGCGACGCCGCCGGGCAGGTGGTGGACCTGTCCGCCAACCGCACCACGTTCGAGCTGTCCGGTCCGCGGGCCCGTGCAGTGCTGGAAAAGGGCTGCGCCCTGGACCTGCACCCGCGCACCCTCAAGCCCGGCACCGCCCTGAACACCGAGGTGGGCAACATCCCGGTGGTCCTGTTCAAGACCGGCGAGGAAAGCTTCCGGCTGTTCCCCCGCGCCTCGTTCGCGGACTACCTGGGCCGCTGGCTGCTGGATGCCATGAGGGAGTTCGCTTCCCCCGAGGTACCCTGA
- a CDS encoding L-serine ammonia-lyase, whose amino-acid sequence MALSALDLFSVGIGPSSSHTVGPMRAAKQFADGLKGGGLLSATTRVQAELFGSLGATGRGHGSDKAVVLGLQGLDPETVDTSTADDQVAAAALDAELRIGGDHRVDFNWDEDVVLHRRKSLPAHPNGMTFRALDHAGRVLSERSFYSIGGGFVVDGDADAGAKLVADETPLPYPFTTANELLAICKRENMSISDVMLANELAWRSEAELREELLKLWAVMRECVDNGCSAEGILPGGLNVKRRAPQLFQTLSKDSGSTDPRTADPLRAMEWVNLFALAVNEENAAGGRIVTAPTNGAAGIVPAVLHYYVKFVPGADDDGVVRFLLAAAAVGILFKINASISGAEVGCQGEVGSACSMAAAGLCEVLGGTPEQVENAAEVGIEHNLGLTCDPVGGLVQIPCIERNAIASVKAINAARLALHGDGSHKVSLDKAIKTMRETGADMKTKYKETSRGGLAVNVIEC is encoded by the coding sequence ATGGCGCTCAGCGCCCTGGATCTGTTTTCCGTTGGCATCGGGCCGTCGTCGTCACACACGGTCGGCCCGATGCGGGCGGCAAAGCAGTTCGCCGACGGACTTAAAGGCGGTGGGCTGCTGAGCGCCACCACCCGGGTCCAGGCAGAGCTCTTCGGCTCCCTCGGCGCCACCGGCCGTGGCCACGGCTCCGACAAGGCCGTGGTGCTGGGCCTGCAGGGCCTGGACCCGGAAACGGTTGACACCTCCACCGCCGACGACCAGGTGGCGGCCGCCGCCCTGGACGCTGAGCTGCGGATCGGCGGGGACCACCGCGTGGACTTCAACTGGGACGAGGACGTGGTGCTGCACCGGCGGAAGTCGTTGCCGGCCCACCCCAACGGCATGACCTTCCGCGCCCTGGACCACGCCGGCAGGGTGCTGAGCGAACGGAGCTTCTACTCCATTGGCGGCGGCTTCGTCGTGGACGGCGATGCCGATGCCGGCGCGAAGCTGGTGGCGGACGAGACCCCGCTGCCGTACCCCTTCACCACAGCCAACGAGCTGCTGGCGATCTGCAAGCGCGAAAACATGTCGATCTCCGATGTCATGCTCGCCAATGAGCTGGCGTGGCGCAGCGAGGCGGAGCTCCGCGAGGAACTGCTGAAGCTGTGGGCCGTCATGCGCGAATGCGTGGACAACGGCTGCTCCGCGGAAGGCATCCTCCCCGGCGGGCTGAATGTGAAGCGGCGTGCGCCGCAGCTCTTCCAGACCCTGTCCAAGGATTCCGGCAGCACCGACCCGCGCACTGCCGATCCACTGCGCGCCATGGAGTGGGTGAACCTCTTCGCGCTGGCCGTGAACGAGGAGAACGCGGCCGGCGGCCGCATCGTCACCGCCCCCACCAACGGGGCGGCCGGCATCGTGCCCGCGGTCCTGCACTACTACGTGAAGTTTGTTCCGGGAGCGGACGACGACGGTGTGGTGCGCTTCCTCCTGGCGGCGGCCGCCGTCGGGATTCTCTTCAAGATCAATGCCTCCATCTCCGGCGCCGAAGTGGGCTGTCAGGGCGAGGTGGGTTCGGCCTGCTCCATGGCCGCCGCCGGGCTCTGCGAGGTGCTGGGCGGCACGCCCGAACAGGTGGAGAACGCCGCCGAGGTGGGGATCGAACACAACCTGGGCCTGACCTGCGACCCCGTGGGCGGCCTGGTGCAGATCCCGTGCATCGAGCGGAACGCGATCGCCAGCGTCAAGGCGATCAACGCTGCGCGGCTGGCCCTGCACGGGGACGGCAGCCACAAGGTGTCGCTGGACAAGGCCATCAAGACCATGCGCGAAACGGGCGCCGACATGAAAACCAAGTACAAGGAAACCTCTCGAGGAGGCCTCGCTGTGAATGTAATTGAGTGCTGA